One stretch of Carassius auratus strain Wakin unplaced genomic scaffold, ASM336829v1 scaf_tig00025692, whole genome shotgun sequence DNA includes these proteins:
- the LOC113078413 gene encoding RNA exonuclease 1 homolog, with translation MLSSHNLPEKKNNDPFSKICCRCGAEYKINANGSCVRKEECSHHWGRLRRNRVPGGWETLYNCCSGAVGSPGCEVSKQHVQDGRKESLDGFVKTFNKPLPVDGNGGVYALDCEMCYTKQGLELTRVTVINSDLKVIYDTFVKPGSKVVDYNTRFSGVTQDDLENTTITLRDVQAVLLSMFSAESILIGHSLESDLFALKLIHCLVVDTAIVFPHRLGLPYKRALRNLMADYLKRIIQDNVGGHDSSEDARACMELMIWKIKEDAKVKR, from the exons ATGCTGTCGTCCCATAACCTCCCAGAGAAGAAAAACAATGACC CTTTTTCCAAAATCTGTTGTCGTTGTGGCGCCGAGTACAAGATAAATGCTAACGGAAGCTGTGTGCGTAAAGAGGAGTGCAGTCACCACTGGGGAAGATTGCGCAGAAACAGAG TTCCAGGAGGTTGGGAGACACTTTACAACTGCTGCTCTGGTGCAGTTGGTTCTCCTGGATGTGAAGTTTCTAAA CAACACGTACAAGATGGGCGTAAAGAGTCCTTGGATGGTTTTGTGAAGACTTTTAACAAGCCATTGCCAGTAGATGGAAATGGAGGCGTCTACGCCTTGGACTGTGAGATG TGCTACACAAAACAAGGTTTGGAGCTGACCAGAGTGACCGTCATTAACTCTGACCTCAAGGTTATTTATGACACTTTTGTCAAGCCTGGCAGCAAAGTGGTGGATTATAACACACG GTTTTCAGGTGTGACGCAGGATGATCTGGAGAACACCACCATCACCCTGAGAGATGTGCAGGCGGTGCTACTGAGCATGTTCAGTGCAGAGTCCATCCTGATCGGACACAGTCTTGAGAGTGACCTGTTTGCGCTCAAG CTTATTCACTGCTTGGTTGTGGACACCGCTATTGTGTTTCCTCACCGCCTGGGTTTGCCCTACAAGCGTGCCCTGCGCAACCTTATGGCCGACTACCTCAAACGCATCATACAAGACAACG TTGGAGGGCATGACTCCAGTGAAGATGCCCGAGCCTGCATGGAACTCATGATCTGGAAGATCAAAGAGGATGCCAAGGTGAAGCGATGA